A window of Caretta caretta isolate rCarCar2 chromosome 13, rCarCar1.hap1, whole genome shotgun sequence contains these coding sequences:
- the LOC125622303 gene encoding protein-glutamine gamma-glutamyltransferase E, protein MAALTLVNTNWQLEANASAHHTDKYSSRELIVRRGQAFTIILTFNRALQTGESLTFTAETGPQPSLQAKTQAVFDISSTASNSTWSAVQQSTNSSSVSISISSPANAAIGRYKLSVQPASGGRASHRTLGTFVLLFNPWSSGDDVFMPDSSERKEYVLEEFGILFVGNVNYIHRRGWNYGQFQGDILNICLSILDRSLSYRQDPATDVSRRDDPKYVGRVLSAMVNSNDDNGVVLGNWSGNYSGGTSPGSWNGSVEILQKWKDAGFRPVRYGQCWVFASVLTTVLRCLGIPTRVISNFNSAHDADRNLSVDIYYDESGNRLNMGSDSVWNFHVWNESWFTRSDLGPSYNGWQILDSTPQERSAGIYQCGPASLIAVKEGDVDLEYDCPFVFAEVNADRISWTYDIRRRQAKPISSETKSIGQIISTKAVGSYDHVDVTNNYKYGEGSRKEREVYEKARTKLGRVYGFSATSEKRPEIDQKPDISGKFKVDGSLQIGKDVSLILVLRNLTSDAKTVKANLTAWTIVYTGKPIHKVWKDSLSATFASEEEKQFPVKITYAEYQQNLTGDNMIRVTALCQVESGIDVVVERNITLDNPDLVMQVPSDAKVNEPVNVEVIFTNPLDQEVKDCVLLAEGSDLVKGKLEIEIPSLQSRQTSKIPFEIIPTKSGTKQLLVNFSCDKFPDVKAFETINVAN, encoded by the exons CTCTGACATTGGTAAATACCAACTGGCAGCTTGAAGCAAATGCGAGTGCACACCATACTGATAAATACTCCAGCAGAGAGCTGATTGTGAGGAGAGGACAAGCCTTCACCATCATCTTGACCTTCAACAGAGCACTGCAGACTGGAGAGAGCTTAACATTCACtgcagaaacag GGCCACAACCATCACTGCAAGCTAAGACCCAGGCTGTATTTGACATCTCCAGCACAGCGAGCAATAGTACCTGGAGTGCAGTCCAACAATCCACCAACTCCAGCTCCGTCAGCATCTCTATTTCCAGCCCGGCTAATGCTGCCATCGGACGCTACAAACTGAGCGTGCAGCCTGCCTCAGGTGGTAGGGCCTCCCATCGGACCCTCGGAACATTCGTTCTGCTCTTTAACCCTTGGTCTTCAG GGGATGATGTGTTTATGCCTGACAGCTCTGAGCGCAAGGAGTACGTGCTGGAAGAGTTTGGAATTCTCTTTGTGGGCAACGTAAACTATATTCACAGGCGGGGCTGGAATTATGGCCAG tttcAAGGGGACATTCTGAATATCTGCCTTTCCATACTGGATAGAAGCCTAAGCTACCGTCAAGACCCTGCCACTGATGTGTCTCGCAGAGATGATCCCAAATATGTGGGCCGTGTGCTCAGTGCCATG GTCAACAGTAATGATGATAACGGGGTGgtgctgggaaactggagtggAAATTACTCTGGTGGAACAAGTCCAGGCAGTTGGAATGGAAGTGTTGAAATCCTGCAAAAGTGGAAGGATGCAGGATTTAGACCTGTTAGATATGGACAATGCTGGGTTTTTGCATCAGTGCTGACCACAG TGCTCAGGTGTCTGGGGATTCCTACTCGTGTGATTTCAAATTTCAACTCCGCCCATGACGCAGATAGAAACCTGAGTGTGGATATATATTATGATGAGTCTGGAAATCGTCTGAACATGGGGAGTGACAGCGTCTG GAATTTCCATGTCTGGAATGAAAGCTGGTTTACCCGAAGTGATCTGGGGCCCTCCTACAACGGATGGCAAATTCTGGATTCAACTCCCCAGGAGAGAAGTGCAG GAATATATCAGTGTGGTCCTGCCTCACTTATAGCCGTCAAAGAAGGAGATGTAGACCTTGAGTATGATTGTCCATTCGTATTTGCTGAGGTGAATGCAGACCGTATCAGCTGGACTTACGACATTAGGCGTAGACAGGCAAAGCCGATCTCTTCTGAGACCAAATCAATTGGCCAGATCATCAGCACCAAGGCAGTTGGCAGTTATGACCATGTAGATGTCACTAATAATTACAAATATGGAGAAG gCTCTCGGAAGGAAAGAGAAGTGTATGAAAAGGCTCGTACAAAGCTGGGTCGAGTATATGGTTTTAGTGCCACATCAGAGAAGCGACCAGAAATTGATCAAAAGCCTGACATTTCAGGGAAGTTCAAGGTGGATGGCTCCTTACAGATCGGCAAAGATGTCAGCCTAATCTTGGTTCTCAGAAATTTGACCTCTGATGCTAAGACTGTAAAGGCAAATCTGACTGCTTGGACCATCGTGTACACTGGGAAGCCAATTCATAAGGTCTGGAAAGACTCCCTTTCAGCTACTTTTGCTTCTGAAGAAG AGAAACAGTTTCCTGTTAAGATAACATATGCTGAGTACCAGCAAAATTTAACAGGAGACAACATGATTCGAGTAACAGCTTTGTGTCAAGTTGAAAGTGGGATTGATGTGGTGGTGGAAAGAAACATCACTCTGGATAACCCTGACCTTGTCATGCAG GTCCCCAGTGATGCGaaggtgaatgaaccagtgaaTGTGGAAGTGATATTTACCAATCCTCTCGACCAAGAAGTGAAAGACTGTGTGCTGCTGGCAGAAGGCAGTGACCTGGTGAAAGGAAAGCTTGAGATAGA AATACCCTCACTACAGTCCAGGCAAACTTCCAAAATACCATTTGAAATCATTCCCACCAAGAGTGGAACCAAGCAACTGCTCGTTAATTTCTCCTGTGACAAGTTTCCAGATGTCAAAGCCTTTGAGACCATAAATGTGGCCAACTGA